A window of Primulina tabacum isolate GXHZ01 chromosome 4, ASM2559414v2, whole genome shotgun sequence contains these coding sequences:
- the LOC142541797 gene encoding uncharacterized protein LOC142541797, with translation MANPNNFNDPMTIHASDTPGLNLINEQLTGVENYGIWSRAMLIALRAKNKVAFIDGTCRRPVTGNLMLQQWERCNALVLSWIMNSVSKEIFGGIVYATEASVVWIDLKDQFDKVNGSRIFALHCDIGRLVQGNNTVSAYYCKLKHLWDEYASLVTLPSCECATARQYVEHDQQQRLLQFLMGLNESYAHIRSQILMMNPLPSVG, from the coding sequence ATGGCAAATCCTAACAATTTCAACGATCCGATGACAATTCATGCTTCGGACACTCCAggtttgaatttaattaatgagCAGTTAACTGGAGTTGAGAATTACGGCATTTGGAGTAGGGCTATGCTAATTGCGTTGCGTGCGAAGAACAAAGTAGCGTTCATTGATGGTACATGTAGGCGACCAGTGACAGGAAACCTCATGTTGCAACAGTGGGAACGTTGCAATGCTTTAGTGTTGTCCTGGATTATGAATTCAGTATCGAAGGAGATTTTTGGCGGGATAGTGTATGCCACCGAGGCCTCGGTTGTGTGGATAGATCTTAAGGATCAATTTGATAAAGTGAATGGTTCCAGAATTTTTGCATTACATTGTGATATAGGTCGGTTGGTACAAGGTAATAACACTGTCTCGGCTTATTATTGCAAATTGAAACATTTGTGGGATGAATATGCGTCACTGGTCACTCTGCCATCTTGTGAATGTGCTACGGCGAGGCAATATGTTGAGCATGATCAACAACAACGCTTACTTCAGTTTTTGATGGGACTGAATGAAAGCTATGCCCACATTAGGAGCCAAATACTTATGATGAATCCTTTACCCTCTGTTGGGTAG
- the LOC142542986 gene encoding AIG2-like protein D, with protein sequence MTNVFVYGSLISDDVVSALLSRVPPSHPAILPNYHRFSIKERVYPAIIPVENKKVVGKVLIGITPPELYILDTFEDAEYERKTVDVLLNDSSEKLQVETYVWQNKTDPNLYGEWDFEEWKQLHLKDFLKMTTEFKEELELPD encoded by the exons ATGACCAACGTCTTCGTCTACGGTAGCCTCATCTCGGACGACGTCGTATCCGCGCTATTGAGTCGCGTCCCTCCTTCTCACCCTGCTATCCTACCCAACTA CCATAGGTTTAGCATCAAGGAGCGGGTTTACCCTGCAATCATTCCTGTCGAAAACAAGAAAGTTGTCGGGAAG GTACTCATTGGCATCACCCCACCTGAACTTTATATTTTGGATACATTTGAGGATGCTGAATATGAGAGGAAGACTGTTGATGTTCTCTTGAAT GATAGCTCTGAGAAGCTGCAAGTGGAAACATATGTTTGGCAAAATAAAACGGATCCAAACCTCTATGGCGAGTGGGATTTTGAG GAATGGAAGCAACTGCACTTGAAGGACTTCTTGAAGATGACAACAGAATTCAAGGAAGAATTGGAGCTACCCGATTAA